AGGAAGGCATCAAGCGCTTTATGGCCGAACATCCCGAACAGGTTCCGAAATGGGCGCCGCAATTGCATCCGTGGCAAGTCATCGCGCTGGGCCGATACATCATCTGGGGATGGCCCGAAGGAGAAGCCGGAGCCGATTTACAACGCGCTGGCATCAAACCCGATCCGGTCGCCTATCGCGGCTCGAACCAGATGTTGCTGGCTCCGTCGCGTACGGCGATGAACGTTCCAATTGCCGTGATTGATCCGCACCTGAGTTGGTACGGCGAATTCCGGTTTTACGAAGTCCGAATCTACGCAGGCGATTTCAATGTTTCTGGCGTCAGCATTTTGGGCATTCCGTTTCCGTCGCTTGGACACAGCCGTTGGGCTTCCGTCGCCATGACCACTGGCGGCCCGGACACTTCCGATGTTTTCGAAGAAGAACTGAATCCCGCCAATCCGCACCAGTACAAATTTCAGGACAAATGGCTGGACCTGAAAGTCCGCAAAGGCACGATCAAGGTTCTGGACGGCGACAAACTGGTCGAAAAGCCGATTGAAATCGAATACACCGACCATGGCCCAATCGTCGCGCACAAAGACGGCAAAGCGTATTCAATGGCAATTCCCTACTTCAATGAGATCGGTTTGACCGACCAGATTTACCAGATGTTCACTTCGCACAACCTGACGGAAATGAAAAAGGCATTGAGCCAGTTTCAACTGATGTCGCAAAACGTCATGGTCGGAACAACGGAAGGTGACATTTTTTACCTGAGAAATGGCCGCGTCCCAATTCGCGCGAAGGGCTGCGATCCGTCAAAACCGATGCCAGGAACCGGCGCTTGCGAATGGCAAGGGCTTCATTCGATGAGCGACCTGGTTCAAATCACCAATCCGCCGCAAGGGTACATGCAAAACAACAACTGCTCGCCGTTTGCGATGATGAAAGACAGCCCACTACGTGCGGAAAAATACATCCCCTACATTTACAACGACGGAAACAATCCTGGACATCAACGCGCGGCAATGACCCTGGAAGAACTGGATGCCGCGAAAAACGTGACGCTGGAAAAAATGCTTCCCATCGCGTTCAGCACTCGGGTTTACAAGGCCGAAGATTGGCAGAAACGGATTCAGATTCCCTGCGAGAGGTTTACACAATCCCACAGACTCAGCAGTGAAGAAATTGTCTGCAAATTGATTCAGAATTGGAACCGCCGCAGCGATCCCGATTCGGAAGGAGCAACGGCGTTTTACGCCTTCAAAATGGGCTTTGAGAATCCGGAGCTTCGCCGTGCGGTTGAACTTCCAACCAGCTTGAAAGATCAAGAAGTGATCGCTGCGCTGACCAATGCCAAACAATGGTTGTGGGATGAATTTCGTTCATACAACGTGCCGTATGGCAGGTATTTTCGAGTGGGCCGTCAAGGCGGCAAAACTTATCCGGTTGGCGGGGGAACCTTGCGCGATCAGGGCATGGCTACACCGCGCGCCATCACCTTCAACAAAGTCGGCAAGGAGATGGTTGGTCAGGGTGGGCAGACATCCACGCAGATTGTGATTCTGACCAAAACACCGCAATCCTTCACGATCATTCCACTCGGCGAAAGCGATCATCAAAATTCCGGGCATTGGGACGATCAGGCCGAAAAGCTGTTCAGCCAGGGCAAAGCCAAATCTACGTTCTTTTTGAACAAGACTGAATTGTTGAAACACGTGACAGCAAAGAAGATTTTGAACCGACAACAAGCCGGTTCAGCAAAAGCCGCGAAATAGACGCAGCGAAACTTTCAGCAAAAACAGCCGCCGAAGAACATCGTTTTCGTTCTTCGGCGGCTGTTTTGTTCTGAACAATAACCAGAATCAAATCGTAGGCTTGCGCCCAGCCCACGGCCTGGCTTTTTCAAGCTGGGCGGCCAATCGCAACAGCAGCCCGTCTTCGCCAAACCGGCCGCTGAACATCACACCAACCGGCAATCCATCTTTCGTCCAATACAGCGGCACGGACATCGAAGGCTGTCCTGTCACGTTGTACAGCGCTGTGAACGGGCCAAACTGGCTGACGGCTTTTGAAAATTCTTCAATGCTTTTGGGCGACAAACTCAACACGCCGAGCGGCACAGGCGGTTTGGCCAGCGTCGGACTGAGAACGACATCATACTTCTGCATGAATTTTGCCATCGTCAATCCAACCTGATGCGCGTTGGCAATCGCGCGCGAATACGCCACGGCATCTGTTTTCGACCCGTTTTGCGCCATTCCCCAGATCACCAATTCGACATCATTTGGGGTCACCGCGCGCCCGATGGCTTTGGCTCTGTCATCCAGAACTCTGGCCAGCGAAACATTGATGACCGTCAAAAACGCTTCTCGCATCGCGGGAATATCCACTGGCAATCGAACTTCTTCGACGGTGTGCCCCAGGCTTTCGCAGAGCTTTGCGGCTTCCATCACCGCCTGTTTGCATTCCGGGTCGAGCGGCCAATTGTTGGGCGGTTCATACGCCAGTGCGACGCGAAGCTTGCCGGGCGGCTTTCCAACTTCTTTCAAAAATGGATCGGCAGGCGTGGGCGAAAAAAAAGGCGAGCCAAGCTCCATTCCAGCGGTTGCGTCCAGCAATGCGGCGCTGTCGCGTACGGAAATCGTCAACGCGTGATGGTGAGAAAATCCATTCCAGCCCTCAAATTGCGAAGGGCCCAGCGGCACGCGGCCTCGCGTTGGCTTCAGGCCGAACAACCCGCAGCAGGAAGCCGGAATGCGAATCGAACCTCCGCCATCGCTGCCGTGCGCCATCGGCAAAATTCTGGCTGAGACGGCGGCTGCGGTTCCGCCGGAGGAACCGCCGGAAGTCCGCTCCAGATTCCAGGGGTTGTGCGTCTGTCCGAACAGCACGGATTCCGTCGTCGTCGTTCCGCCGAATTCCGGCGTCGCGGTTTTACCGAAAATCACCAACCCGGCTTGTTTGTACCGAGCAGTCAACGTGCTGTCATAATCCGGGATGTAATCCTTGAACAAACGACTGCCGCTTGTGGTCGGCCTGCCGGCCAAATAAATGCCGATATCTTTCAGAGCAAATGGAACTCCCCTGAATGCGCCGTTACCCAATCCCGCATTGATCTGCGCTTCGGCTTTGTCGAAAAACAAGTCGCAGAAGGCATTCAGCTTTGGATTCAATGCTTCGACGCGCTGGCGAACCGCGTGCAACAACTCGGACGGCGTCAATTGTTTTTTGGCGATCAATTCAGCCAATCCCAATCCATCATACTTTTCATACTCGGCAGCCAGTCCGGAAAAAGAAGTTCTGGCTGGAACGGCACCTGCTTCTCTCATCGCGATGGCGGCTCCAACGCTCGCCGCTGAACTGCGTTTGACCATTTCTCGACGATTGATCGGTTCGCCGGTCTTTCTGCTTTTCTTCATCGAGCCTCCAATTGTTCCGCGAGATTGAATTCAGAATTCGTTGACGACGCCGGACTTGTAACAGAAAGCGACACAGTAGCCAACCGCAGGCAAATCGTTTAGATTGCTTGTCACTCAATTCGTTCGGAGCACGATGATGAACAAGATCATTCTGGAAACAGAGCGGCTGCAGTTGCGCGAAATCAGTCACGAGGATTGCAATGAACTGCTAAAATCTGGGGCGATGCCGAAACGATG
This Acidobacteriota bacterium DNA region includes the following protein-coding sequences:
- a CDS encoding penicillin acylase family protein; the encoded protein is MKRTIFLFSILCLFVITVSQPVTNGQQRTNKPGSAEILRDEFGVPHIFASKLENAAFAIGYAQAEDRLEELLKNYRKAEGTMSEAFGQEWFRHDYRQRIWQHAAISRERYNQVSPKMRAAIEAYQEGIKRFMAEHPEQVPKWAPQLHPWQVIALGRYIIWGWPEGEAGADLQRAGIKPDPVAYRGSNQMLLAPSRTAMNVPIAVIDPHLSWYGEFRFYEVRIYAGDFNVSGVSILGIPFPSLGHSRWASVAMTTGGPDTSDVFEEELNPANPHQYKFQDKWLDLKVRKGTIKVLDGDKLVEKPIEIEYTDHGPIVAHKDGKAYSMAIPYFNEIGLTDQIYQMFTSHNLTEMKKALSQFQLMSQNVMVGTTEGDIFYLRNGRVPIRAKGCDPSKPMPGTGACEWQGLHSMSDLVQITNPPQGYMQNNNCSPFAMMKDSPLRAEKYIPYIYNDGNNPGHQRAAMTLEELDAAKNVTLEKMLPIAFSTRVYKAEDWQKRIQIPCERFTQSHRLSSEEIVCKLIQNWNRRSDPDSEGATAFYAFKMGFENPELRRAVELPTSLKDQEVIAALTNAKQWLWDEFRSYNVPYGRYFRVGRQGGKTYPVGGGTLRDQGMATPRAITFNKVGKEMVGQGGQTSTQIVILTKTPQSFTIIPLGESDHQNSGHWDDQAEKLFSQGKAKSTFFLNKTELLKHVTAKKILNRQQAGSAKAAK
- a CDS encoding amidase, producing the protein MAAEYEKYDGLGLAELIAKKQLTPSELLHAVRQRVEALNPKLNAFCDLFFDKAEAQINAGLGNGAFRGVPFALKDIGIYLAGRPTTSGSRLFKDYIPDYDSTLTARYKQAGLVIFGKTATPEFGGTTTTESVLFGQTHNPWNLERTSGGSSGGTAAAVSARILPMAHGSDGGGSIRIPASCCGLFGLKPTRGRVPLGPSQFEGWNGFSHHHALTISVRDSAALLDATAGMELGSPFFSPTPADPFLKEVGKPPGKLRVALAYEPPNNWPLDPECKQAVMEAAKLCESLGHTVEEVRLPVDIPAMREAFLTVINVSLARVLDDRAKAIGRAVTPNDVELVIWGMAQNGSKTDAVAYSRAIANAHQVGLTMAKFMQKYDVVLSPTLAKPPVPLGVLSLSPKSIEEFSKAVSQFGPFTALYNVTGQPSMSVPLYWTKDGLPVGVMFSGRFGEDGLLLRLAAQLEKARPWAGRKPTI